The following proteins are encoded in a genomic region of Phycodurus eques isolate BA_2022a chromosome 11, UOR_Pequ_1.1, whole genome shotgun sequence:
- the bmp5 gene encoding bone morphogenetic protein 5 — MSNMSPWSRAMLGLIWSCLTFLSCAHCAFSDNHVHSSFIYRKLRNHERREIQREILSILGLPHRPRPFSPGKQASSAPLFMLDLYNAMAVEEEVVPQGAGKSHVAKAQGHSRKGYYSPQHVGYSRVAQSYRAAPLLGQSPALATGHDNNFLNDADMVMSFVNIVEKDKDFSHQRRHYKEFRFDLTQIPDGEAVTAAEFRIYKDRSHGRFDNLTLKVTIHQVIKEFPNKDAETFLLDSKRVQASDGGWLVFDITVTSNHWVMNPQQNLGLQLCVETLDGRSINMKSAGIVGRNGPQSQQPFLVAFFKASGVLLRSVRAASGKKKNHNRNKSTHQQESSRAPKTGDFNTSEQKQACKKHELYVSFRDLGWQDWIIAPEGYAAFYCDGECSFPLNAHMNATNHAIVQTLVHLMFPDNVPKPCCAPTKLNAISVLYFDDSSNVILKKYRNMVVRSCGCH; from the exons ATGAGCAACATGTCCCCTTGGAGCCGTGCTATGCTTGGACTTATTTGGAGCTGCTTGACTTTTCTGTCCTGTGCTCATTGCGCCTTCAGTGACAACCATGTGCACTCCAGTTTTATCTACAGGAAGTTACGCAATCACGAGCGACGGGAGATCCAGAGGGAGATCCTCTCCATCCTGGGTTTGCCTCACCGCCCAAGGCCCTTCTCTCCTGGGAAACAGGCGTCCTCCGCACCGCTCTTCATGCTCGACCTTTACAACGCCATGGCTGTGGAGGAAGAGGTGGTGCCGCAAGGTGCAGGAAAGAGCCACGTTGCCAAGGCCCAAGGGCACTCCAGGAAGGGTTACTACAGCCCCCAGCATGTGGGCTACTCCCGTGTGGCCCAGTCCTACCGAGCGGCCCCTCTGCTGGGTCAAAGCCCGGCTCTCGCCACGGGGCATGACAACAACTTTCTCAATGATGCAGACATGGTGATGAGTTTTGTCAATATAG TGGAGAAAGATAAAGATTTCTCTCACCAACGAAGACACTACAAGGAATTCCGTTTCGATCTGACTCAGATCCCGGATGGAGAGGCGGTCACCGCTGCAGAGTTTCGCATCTATAAGGACCGCAGCCATGGCCGCTTTGACAATCTCACGCTGAAGGTTACTATTCATCAAGTCATTAAAGAGTTTCCAAACAA AGATGCGGAGACCTTCTTGCTCGACTCCAAAAGGGTTCAAGCATCTGATGGCGGTTGGCTGGTGTTTGACATAACGGTCACCAGTAACCATTGGGTGATGAACCCACAGCAGAATCTAGGCCTCCAACTATGTGTGGAGACTTTAGATG GGCGCAGTATCAACATGAAATCTGCCGGCATTGTGGGGCGCAACGGGCCTCAGTCCCAGCAGCCCTTCCTGGTTGCTTTCTTCAAGGCCAGCGGGGTGTTGCTTCGCTCCGTCAGAGCCGCCAGTGGGAAAAAGAAGAACCACAACCGCAATAAATCCACTCATCAACAGGAGTCATCAAGGGCACCCAAAACTGGAG ATTTTAACACAAGTGAACAAAAGCAAGCCTGCAAGAAGCATGAGCTTTATGTCAGCTTTCGTGATTTGGGTTGGCAG GACTGGATCATCGCGCCTGAAGGCTATGCCGCTTTTTACTGCGACGGCGAATGCTCATTTCCACTCAATGCGCACATGAACGCAACCAATCACGCGATTGTCCAAACCTTG GTTCATTTAATGTTTCCTGACAATGTGCCAAAGCCGTGCTGCGCCCCGACCAAACTCAATGCCATTTCAGTGCTTTACTTTGACGACAGCTCAAACGTCATTCTCAAGAAGTACAGAAATATGGTAGTGAGATCTTGTGGTTGCCATTAG